The DNA region CAAGGACACCCAGCTCGCCCTCGTGCGCGGGGCGCGGGGGTTGAGAAGCGAGCGCCTGATGCGGGTCTCGCCGCCCGCCCCGATCCTCGACCCGGCGGGCGGGCCCCTGATCGCGGTGCGGCTGAATATTCTCACTCGTAAGACCCTCGGCGGGCTGGAGACGGACTTGCAGGGGCGGGTGCTGAGGCCGGGCGGCGACGTCATCCCCGGCCTCTACGCGGCGGGCGAGGTCGCGGGCTTCGGCGGCGGCGGGATGCACGGCTACCGCTCGCTGGAGGGCACCTTCCTGGGCGGCTGCCTCTTCAGCGGGCGGGTGGCGGGGCGGGCGAGCGCGGCGGCGGTGTGAAGCGAGGGCCGTTTCCGCCCATTTTAACCACCGCGTAACCGACCCCGGGCAAGCTCTGGGCATGAACAGAAACCTTTCCCTGCTGGCCCTGACAGGCACGCTCGCCCTCGGAGCGTTCGCGGGTTTTGAATTGTCGGAGCGGACGAACGCGCAGACCTCGCTCGTGCCGACCGCCGTGACCCGGACGGCGACACCTTCCTCCTCCGGGCCCTCCTCTCCCGTCTACGACTCGGGCCGCGCCCGCACCGAGTCGGAGGCGAACACCGTGCAGGTCGTCAAGGGGCGCCAGGACGGCCTCGTCTACATCAGCGTGACCGAGAACGCGAGCGGCCCCCAGGCCGAACCCGGCCAGCGCCCGCAAGACCAGTTCGGGTTCGACATTCCCGGCCTCCCGGAAGGCGGGTCAGACGGTGGGCCCAGCGGCGTGCAGCAGGGCACCGGCAGCGGCTTCTTCGTGAACTCGCAGGGCGACATCATCACCAACAACCACGTCGTCGAGGGGGCCAGCGAGATCACTATCCGCCTTCACGGCAACAAGCAGACCTACAAGGCGCGGGTGATCGGCCGCGCCCCCGACTTCGACCTCGCCCTCATCCGCGCGGAGGGGGTGCCGCGTGACGCCGTCAAGCCCATCCCGCTCGGCGACTCCTCGCAGCTCGACGTGGGCCTCAAGGCCATCGCCATGGGCGCCCCCTTCGGCCTGGACTTCAGCGTCTCGGAGGGCATCATCTCCAGCCTGGAGCGCACGGTGCCCGTCGGCACCAAGGGCGTGAGCCAGAGCGTGATCCAGACGGACGCGGCGATCAACCCCGGCAACTCGGGCGGCCCCCTGCTGAACAGCGCCGGGCAGGTCATCGGCGTGAACACCCAGATTCTCACGGGCGGCAGCGGCCAGAGCGCGGGCGTGGGCTTCGCCATCCCCGTGAACACCGTCAAACGCATGCTCCCCCAACTCCGGGCGGGCGGTGAATTGCGCACCCCCACCCTCGGCATCCAGTTCACCGACCTCAGCGCCCTCTCGCCCGACGAGCGCCAGCGGCTGAACCTCCCGGCGACGGGCGCCCTGGTGCAGCAGGTCTATCCCGGCAGCCCGGCGGCGGAGGCAGGGCTGAGGGGCAGCGCCCAGCCCACCGCGAACGATCAGACTCAGGATTTCCAGGGGCAGGGCGGCCAGGGTGAGCCCCAGAGTGCCGGCGGCGGCGACATCATCACCGCCGTGGACGGCCAGCCGGTGAGCGAGGGCGACGACCTGCGCCGGGCGATCATCGCCAAGCGCATCGGCGACCCCGTGCGCCTGACCGTCCAGCGCGACGGGCAGACCCGCGAGGTCACGGTGAACCTCCAGGCGTTCGACATCCCGGGCGCGCAGCAGCAGTAACAAAGACACGACCGGCCCCGGACGGCACGCGCACCGTATCCGGGGCCGGTTCGACTTGCTCCCTCAGCCCTTCACGCTGCCCGTCAGCGACGCGCCCTCGATGAAGTACTTCTGGAACACGAAGAAGATCACCACGACCGGCAGCAGCACGAGGACCGAGGCGGCCATCAGGAGTTGCCACTGGGTGTCGTTGGCCGAGCGGAAGGTCGCCAGCCCCACCTGGAGGGGGTAGAGCCGCTCGTCGTTGAGGTAGAGCAGGGGGTTCACGTAGTCGTTCCAGGTGCCGTCGAAGGTGAAGATGGCGACCGTGGCGAGGGCCGGGGTCGCCAGCGGCAGCACCACCCGCGCCCAGATCCACAGCTCGTTCGCCCCGTCCACCCGCGCGGCCTCCAGCAGTTCATTCGGGATGCCCAGAAAGTACTGCCGAAGCAGGAAGGTGAAGAAAGCGCCCGCGAAGAAGCTCGGCACGATCAGGGGCAGGTAGGTGTTGATCCAGCCCAGCTTGCTGAACAGCACGTACTGGGGCACCATCGTCACCAGCCCGGGAATCATCATCGTCGAGAGCAGCACCAGGAAGAGGAAGTCGCGCCCCGGGAAGCGCAGCTTGGCGAACCCGTACGCCGCCAGAGAACAGGAGAGCACGGTGCCGAAGGAGACGCTGAGGGCGTAGAGCAGGCTGTTGATGGCGTAGCGGGTGAAGGGCGCACTCGCCCACGCCTTCGCGTAGTTCCCCCACACGACCGGGTTGGGAATCCAGCGCGGCGGGTATTCGAGCACCTGTGCGTCCTGCTTGAGCGAGGTCGAGACCATCCACAGTGCCGGATAGAGGATCAGCAGGGACAGCCCGATCAGGGCGGCGAGGGCGAGCAGGCGGCCGAGCAGCGCACCTCCCAGTCGAGGGCGGGGCCCTCCCGTCCTGAGCGGGCGCACCTGCACCTGGGGACGGGTCAGCGCCACCTCAGCGCACCTCCCCCTCGTAGTGGACCCAGCGTTTCGAGAGCCATAGTTGCACGCCCGTGATCGCCAGCGTGATCAGCAGCAGAATCCACGCCATCGCCGAGGCGTAGCCCATCCTCAGGTCGGTGAAGGCCGTCTGCCAGATGTAGAGCCCATAAAAGAGCGTGCTGTCGCTCGGCCCACCCTTGGTAAGCACCAGCGACTCCGACCAGAACTGCATGGCGGCCGAGATGCCTGTGATGAGCTTGAAGAAGATCACCGGCGAGATCAGCGGCACCGTCACCGCCCAGAACTGCCGCACGGGGGAGGCCCCGTCGATCTGCGCCGACTCGTACAGGTCGCGCGGCACGCCTTTCAAGGCGGCCAGGTAGAACATGAAGCTTCCCGCCGCAGTCCACATGCTCATGATGATGAGGGCGGGCTTGGACCACACCGGATCGCCGAACCACAGTGGCAGGTTGTTCTCGTTCACTCCCAGGCGGTACAGGGCCGTGTTGATCAGCCCCACCTGCGGGTTGAACACCCACAGCCACAGCAGCAGCACCGCCACGCCCGTCAGCACCTTGGGCAGGAAGAAGATGGTGCGGAAGAGGCGCTGGCCCGGCACCTGCTGATTGAGCAGCGTGGCGATCAGGAGCCCGGTGGCGATTCCCAGCGGCACGGCGAAGGTGGCGTAATAGGCGGTGTTGCCCAGCGCCTTCCAGAAGCGGGAGTCCTGGGTGAAGAGCCCCACGTAATTCCGCACCCCCACCCAGTCGAAGCGCGAGGTGATGTCGTAGTTGGTGAAGCTGGTGTAGAGCGAGAAGAGCATCGGCCCCAGCACGAAGGCGAGGAAGCCGATCAGCCACGGGGCGATAAAGAGATACCCCCACAGCGCCTCCCGCTGGCGACCGTTGAGGCCCCGGCGGCGGGGGCGGAAGATGGGGGCGGGGGCGGCGCGGCTCATGGCCGGGCGTCCCTCGTCGGGGAGTGCGTCATCCAGAGACCTCCTCAGCGGCAACCGGGCGAAGCGGGGCCACCCGCCTCACCCGGCCGGAAGCGGACTTACTTGTTGCTGTTGACGAGCCGCTGGACCTGCCCCTGCGCCCCCTCCAGCGCCTGCCTCGGGTCCTGGCCCCGATACACGGCGTCCTCGACGGCCTTGTCGAGCAGGCTACCGTAGCTGGGGGCGTAGGGCGGGGCCGAGCTGACCACCGTGTACTTCATGTTCGCCGACATCAGGCGGAAGGCAGGGGTGGTCACGCTCAGAGAGGCGTTCTTCGCCCCGGGGAAGTCGTTCTGCTCCTGCGCCCAGATGCGCGCCCCCTCGGTCGCCATCCAGCGGGCGAAGGCGAACGCCTCCCTGGGGTGCTTCGAGCCGACCGGGATTTCGAGATTGAAGCCGCCGCCCGAGGACGTGCCCGGCCCCGGCTGGCCCGTCGGGGTGGGGATGCGGACCATGCCGTAGTTCAGGTTCGGCGCGTACTTCTTCAGCGTCGCCGCGTACCCGCCGATGTCGATGATCATGCCCAGCTTGCCCGAGATGAAGGGGTCCTGGGCCCCGCTGCCGAAGGAACTCTTGAACGCCTGCACGTTGCGGGCCCCCAGGCGGTCGGTCCAGTCCTTGATCCAGGTCAGCGTCTTCACGGCCGCCGGGTTGGTGAAGCGCGGGTTCACCATCTCCTCGTCCCACATGCTGCCGCCCGCGTTCGCCACCCAGCTCTCCAGCCCGAAGCTGCCGTAGAGGGGATGGAAGCCGATGCGGCTGTAGACCGGCCCGGTCTTCTTGTCGAGCCGCTTCGCGTACGCCTCCAGCTCGTCCCAGGTCGCCGGCGGCTTGTTCGGGTTGAGGCCAGCCTCCTTGAAGAGGTCCTTGTTGTAGTACAGGAAGCGGGTGTCCGTCACGAAGGGCAGGCCGTACTGGGCGCCCTTGTAGGTCGCCGTGGCCCAGAGGTTCGGGTAGAACTGACTCTTCAGCTTCTCCGCCCCCAGCGGGCTGAGGTTGGTCGCCTGGTTCTTCGCGGCCCGCAGCGGCGTCGTGCGGATGTCGATCACCACCACGTCCGGCGGGTTCTTCGCGGCGATAGCGGCCAGCGTCTTCGTCGGGAGCTGGTCGAAGGGCACGAAGGTGTACTTCACCTGGATATTCGGGTTCTTCTTGTTCCAGGTGTCGATGATCCGGTTGATGGTGGGGCGGCGCTGCTCGGAGCCCCAGTGGGCCCACAGGTCGAGGGTCACCGCCTGCGCGCCCGCCTGGCCGAGCAGGGCGGCCGTAGTCAGAAGCAGAATGTTTTTCATGTCGAACCTCGTCGGAGTCAGCAAGTTCGGGCGTCGGAAGGAGCGGCCCCGCCTCTTTCCGGCCGACCACTCACCGCCCGCGCCTCGTCTGACCCGAGTATGGTAGCGGAGGGCGCCACAGTCCCGCTACGCGCTCATTCTTTACAACACGTCCCGTAACGAGGGCCTACGGCGCGGCGCAGGTTCCCCGGTCGCCACACAGGCCCAGTACAGCAGCAGTGCACCGACCCCCACCACCGGCCACAATGACGTGAACCACCACCCCAGCCCCGCGAGGAAAAGGGGCGGCAGCGCGCACAGGTGGCTGTAGGCGGGGTAAGCCAGCACGATGCTCACTGCCTCGGTCAGGGCCCGGCGAAGCGGCACGCCCTCGGCAAGCGCGTCGAGGAAAAAGGGTTGCAGAGCCAACCAGAACCAGGCCAGATAGACACCCAGGACCGCCGTGAGGGTGCCGGTCAGGGTGCCGGGCCGTGCTTTCCAAAGCTCCACATCGGCGTACAGGACGAAGAGCAGCAGCGCGTTCAGCGCCGCCCACCCGGTCCCCGGCCACCACAGCCGCCGCCCGAAGCGGGGAAGCGAGGTGTACGGCTCCTCGGGAACCGACGCGCCCTCCTGCCGCTCGTCCTCGACCTCCAGCACCGCCCGCCGCAGCCAGGCGTAGGCGGTCAGAGTGGTAGCCCCCAGCGTCAGCAGCGGCCAAGAGGCGACGAGCCACAGCACGTTCACCACGATCAATCGCGGGAGATTGTGCCAGAGGCGGGCCGTTGCCACACGCCACACAAGCACCGCTCCCCGCATGGGGGGCAGGATAGCGTCGGTCTCAAGAGGTGCCTCTAACTCACCACCGTCCCCGCCCCGCCCAGCGCAGCGCTCACCGGCTGCCCCGCCCGCGCGTCCCCGAAGATCACCCGCTTCACGCCGCCCTGGACGGCCTCGGCAGCCCCCAGCACCTTCTTCTTCATGCGGTCCTGGGCGAATTCCAGATAGCTCTCCACATCGTTCGCCGCAATCTCGTGGATCAGGCTGCTCTCGTCCGGGTAGCTCCGCAGCAGGCCGGGCACGTTGGAGAGCAGAAGCAGCGCGTCGGCTTTCAGGGCGACGGCCAGCGCGGCGGCGGCGCGGTCGCCGTCCACGTTGATCGCCACGCCCTCGTAGCTCGCGGCGGGGGGGGTCAGGACGGGGAGGTAGCCCGCGCCCAGCAGCAGATTCACGAGGTCCACGTTCACCCGCTCGACCGTGCCCGTGTGGTCGCCGCGCAGCACCCGGACCTTGCCGTTCTCGACCGCCCGCACGGAGTCCTTATGGCGGCCCTCGAAGATGCGCCCGTCGAGTCCCGAGAGCCCCACCGCGTTCACCTCGAGGCGCTGGAGCCGCTCGACGATGCCTTTGTTCATCTTGCCGCAGTACACCATCTCGAAGATTTCGAGGGTCGCGCGGTCGGTGAAGCGCGAGGTGTAGCCGCTCGGGCTCGTCACGAAGCGCGGCGGGTGTCCCAGCGCCTCGGCGATCCGGTTCGTCTCCCCGCTGCCCCCGTGGACGAGGACGAGGCGCTCGCCCTCCTTCCACCGGACGGCGAGGTCGGCGCACACGGCGTCGTAGTCGATTCCGGCGCTTCCACCCACCTTGACGACGATCATGCCCGGGAAGGTAGCACGCGGTCAGAACGTGCCTCCGGCAGGTGGTCTGAACACCCTCACCCCGCCGTCGCCGCCCGGCGCACGGCCAGCCTCAAGCCGGCGACGAGCAGCGCCGCCCCGACGAGCGCCGCGAAGACCGCCCCCGCCGTGAAGGCGTGACTCACGTCGTCGCCGCGCACAAAGGGCCGCGCGAGCAGCGGCGAGAGGAACTGCCCCAGGAAGATGCTCGCCGACAGCCCGCTCATCACCCGCCCGCGAGCGTGGGCCGGGGCCAGGCCCGCCAGGAAGGTCGTGAGGTTCGGGGTGACCAGGCCCGCGCCCGCCCCGCCGATCATCAGACCGGGGACGACCCACCCGGCCCCGGGGGCGAGGCTCACCACCGTCCACCCGGTCGCCATCGCCAGGATGCTCAGGCCCGCCGTCAGGGTCGGGGTGCGGGTGCCGCCCCGCCGTGAGAACCACAGCGCCGCAAGCGCCCCCGACAGGGTGCTGATGCCCATGACGAAACCGACCTGTGCCGGGGCCACCCCCAGTCCTTCCAGTCGGTAGGGAAGCTGCGTGGGCATCAGGTAGAAGACCACCATGTACCCCAGCGCCACCGCGTAGGCCGGGAGGACCCAGCGCCACGGCACCCGCTCGGCGGCGGCCTCGGCGCTCCTCGCCCCCGTCGTCTCCCCGCGCGGCAGCCGCAGGGCCAGCGGCACGATGAGCAGGGCGGCGAGGTACACCGCGAAGGGGGCGCGCCACCCCACGCCCGCCAGCAGCCCGCCCAGCGGCAGGAAAATCACCCCGCCGAGGCTGGTGAAGGCACTCTGCAACCCCAGGAAGCGCGCCCGCGCCTCCCCCGCGAAGAGGTCCGCCACGAGCGCCGACCCCGCCGTCGTCGTCGCCCCTACCGCCAGACCTAGGAAGACCCGACCGAGCATGAGGGTGGTCAGGTCCGGCGCGTAGAGCCCGCTCGACCCGGCGAGGGCGTAGAGCAGCATCGCCACGACGAGGACCGGACGCCGCCCGATCCGGTCCGTGACGTACCCGCTGATGGGTGCACTTACGGCGATGGCGAGACCCACCACCGTCACGGTCAGGCGCACGAGGACGTCGGCGTTCGGCAAGCCCGCGAAATGCGCCTGCATGGCGGGCAGCGAGGGCGCGATGGTCGCCCCGCTCATGATGGTGAGGGTGGCGGTGAAGAGCAGCGTCAGCCGAGTGACCAGGGGCACGGGCGGGGAAAGGGGGGAGGAGACCGTCATGCCCCGAGGTTGCGCCCAACGTGCGGGCGCAAACGTGCGTTTCCTCCCCAGGAACAGAAGCGCTTACACCTACAGCCCAAAGACGCCCCGCTGCCCCGGCTGCACGAGGTCCACGTACTCGCGGTGTTCACGGATAAAGGCCGCCACGAAGGGGCACATGGGCACGACCTGTCGCCCCTGGGCGCGGGCGTCGTCGAGCGCCGCGCGGACGAGGGTGCTTCCCAGCCCCTGCCCCTCGTGTCCCTCCTCGATCTCGGTGTGCGTGAACATCAGCGCGGGCCCTGCCGGGCGGTACTCGGCGATCCCCACGACGTTGCCGTCCAGGCGGAGTTCGTAACGACGTTCGGCCTCGTTGTTGGTCACCTGCGTGTCGTCGCTCATGGCTCAGGGTACAGCCCCGGGTCCAGAAAGGGGACGGCGGCGAACGCCACCCCCTGCCGCCACACGTCCGCCCGCGTCACCAGCCCCCGGCTGAGCGCGCCGAAACTCCCCACGCCCCGGTTCACGTCCACCGTGCCCAGCAGCTCGTCCATGACCCGGCCCAGCTCCTCGCCCGCCCGCACCCGCGCCGCGACCCCGGGGGGCAGCCGCATCTCCGCCGTGCGCGCGACCTCCACCCGATCCCCGCGCGCCACCGCGACGAAGCCGAAGAGCCGGGCCTCCTCTCTCTCGAAGGTCACGCCGCCCTCCAGCCCGACGCCCCAGTCTGCGCCGACGAGGGCCGCCCGCGCCCGGTTGACCGCCCCCTCGCGCGTCTGCGCCTCCCCGACGGGTTGCCCCGGCACGCCGCTGGGCACGTCCACCCCCTCCACCTCGGCGTCCGGCCACCACGCGCCGAACACCTCGCGCACCGGCCGCACCTTCGCGGGGTTCAGGCTGCCCACCCGCACCCTCATTCCGCGTCCACCGGCCAGTCCCCGAGGACTCTGCGCAGCAGGGCCACCTGCCCCCAGTGGTAGGCGTTGTGCGCGGCGAGGTCGGTGAGCACGTCCCGCGCCCGCTCGGAGGGGTCCCCCGCCAGCGCCTGCGCCTCGGCGAGTTCGAGGGTGAGTTCGTCCAGCAGGTGCCGCCACGCCGCCCCGGTGATGGGTGCGCCCGGCCACACGTCGAGCCCTTCCGGCCACGCCTGGGTGCGGCCCGAGGCGAGGTCGAGGCTGGCGCGTCCGGTGACGGCGAGGTGGGCGAGCACGGCGGCGAGGGTGTACGGCACGCCGGGCACGGTTCGGGAGGCGGCCTCCAGGGTGAGCCCTTCGAGCAGACGGGACGGCTCGCGGAAGGCGGCCCCGCCTGCCAGGGAGGCTTGCAACAGGTTCATGGGCCCCAGCCTAGCCTGCCCCCGCGTCTCAAGGGACCCCCAAGGCCGCGTTTCGGGAGCGTAAAGGGGGCGGGCCGTCTTTCGGGTATTTCTGTCGGGGCGGGGGCCGACACTACGGGGCAGAGGACGGGAGACGCCGATGTTCAGTTCCGACACCACGCCCATCGAGATTCTGCTCGTCGAGGACACCGAGGCCGACATCCTCCTGACCGAGGAGGCCTTCGCGGCGGCGGGCATCGCCAACCGCCTGCACGTCGTCCGCGACGGGGTCGAGGCCCTCGCCTTCCTGCGCCAGGAGGGCAGGTACGCAGGCGCCCCCCGCCCCGACGTGATCCTCCTCGACATCAACATGCCGCGCATGAACGGCCTCGAACTCCTCGCCGTCCTCAAGCGCGATCCTACCCTCATGACCATCCCGGTCATCATCCTCACGACCAGCCAGGCCGAGGAGGACATCCTGCGGTCGTACCAGGCCCACGCCGCGAGCTACGTCGTCAAACCCATCGACTTCGGCCGCTTCTACGAGGCGATCCAGGCCCTCGGCCGCTACATGCTGACCATCGTGCGGGTGCCGCCGCCGGGGTAAGCGGGGGCGAGACCATGCTTCACGGCGCCAGGAGGAACCGGACGGTCTCGTCCCGCATCTTCTGGCTCGTGTAGTGGCCCACTCCTGGAAATACGGCCTCGCGGAAGGTTTCGGGGCAACCCGCCCGCGCGTACGCCTCGCGGTAGGCGGCGGCGGTCGGAACGTGGTGGGCGGCGAGGGGAAAGGCCGGGTCCACGTCCCCACTCGCCAGCAGGAGGGGCGTGGGCGGGGCGTCCCCCGCGTGATCGAGCGGGCGGTGGGCGTCCAGGAAGGCGCGCAGTTCCGGCCTCCGCACCTCCGGCTCGTGCCAGATGCCAGAGGAGATCAAGGCCGCCGCCCGTCTCACCCGTTTCTGGGTACGGGCGAGGGTCTGCGTCACGTACCCGCCCATGCTCGACCCGGTGACGGAGACAGGGACCGGGCCGAACAACTCTGCCAGGGCGTCCAGCAGGGACGGGGCCTCCGCGACCGTGCGCCGCACGCTCTCCCAGACGTACTCGCGGGCGTTGAGTTCAGGGGGCGTGTCCCCCAGCCGCTCACCGTGGAGCGCCGCGTCCGGGATGACGACGGCCCAGCCGTGCGTCGTCAGGGCGGAATACACGCCCAGCTTCCCCTCCTTCGCCGCCCAGGCGCCGTGATAGGTGAGGCACACGGCCCGCACGTCGGCCAGTTCCGCAGGTCGTTCGATCAGGACGGGGACGCCCGCCAGCACCCGCCGCTCGACCAGGTACGGCGTACCCTCGTGCGTCGGCGTGGCGTGTGGGTCGGCGGGGTTGAAGGTTCGCTCGGTCATGCGGGCTCCAGTCGCGCCGCCCGTCCGTCCCTGTCCAGCGCCCAAACGTCGGGATTGCGGAGGTTCGCCCACCCCTCGAAGTCGAGCCCCAGCGCGAGGGCGAGCAGATTGCCGTGGGTGACGACGGCGGTGAGGCCGTACGGATCACGGGCATCGGCGAGGGCGGTCAGGACGCGCGTCCGTGCCAGCGTGCCCGACTCACCCCCGGCGAGCATGAGTTCGGCATCCGCGAAACTGGCCCGCAGGTGGGTCATCCAGTCGGGCAGGTCGGCGCCGCTCAGCACCCGCTCCGTCAACCGCCCGTCCGTCTCGACCGTCAGCCCCAGCCGCTCCGCCAGGGGACCCACCGTGTCCACCGCCCGCCTCCACGGACTGCTCACGATGCGGGTGATGCCCAGATCGGCCAGCGTTTCCGCGAGCCGAGCCGCCTGAGCCTCGCCCTCGGAAGTCAGCGGTGCGTCCGGTGCTTGCCCCGTCGCCTTCGCGTGGCGGATGAGGAGCAGCGTTCCCGCCGCGATCTTCGGCTGATCGCTGACCGCCCCCCTCACACGTTCCCCCCCAGCCGCCGCATCTCCGCTTGCAGGGCCGCCACGTCCACGCAGCGCACCCGGCCCCCGTGCTCCCGCGCCGACCACGCCGCCGCGATCCCCGCCGCCTCGCCCATCGTGTGACAGTTCTGCTGCACCCGGATCGCCGACTGCGCCTCGAAGGTGCTCGACGCCGAGCGGCCCGGCACGAGGAGGTTGGTGATCCCCTGCGGCACGATGGAGCGGTAGGGAATCTCGTGGTAGGCGTCAGGGGCGAAGTACGGCGCCTTTCCCTCCCGCTCGTGCAGGAGGTGGGCCCCCGCCTTCACCGAGTGGATGTCCACCGGGTAGTGGTTGCGGCAGATCGAGTCCTCGAAGCGGCGGCAGTCGAGGATGTCCTCCAGGGTCAGCGTGTATTCCCCAACGATGCGCCGTGTCTCGCGCACCCCCACCATCGGGGCGACGGTGCCGATGTAGGCCGACTCGCACCCCTTCAGGTAACGGCGGCAGAACGCGGTCAGCCGGTCTATCGCCGCCCGCCCGTCCGTCTGCGCCGCGCTGAGGTGCCAGGGGTCCGCCCCGTCGTTGAGGTCCGCCCGGATGCGCGGGCAGTTGAAGCTGATCTCGCCGGGCCGCCCCGGCACGCTGAACCCCTGGAAGTAGTCGCCGTCGCGCTCCAGCAGCACGCCGGAGTCCACCGCCTCCCGGAAGAGGGGTTCGAGGGTGGACTTCTTGCCCCACACCATCCAGAAGTGCAGGAAGCTGGGGCCCGTCTGCCCCTGCCCGTGGGCGTTCAGGAAGGCGCACAGCCGCCCCGTGTCCACCCCCGCGAGCGTGAAGCGCAGGCTCATCGCCTGGTGGATGCCCTCCTCGTCGCCCGCGTGGAAGGGAACGTCCGCCCCCACGGCCACGTCCGCGTCCCCTGTGGAGTCGATGAACACGCCCGCGTGAAGGGCCTGCAATCCCCCCTTGTTGTGGACGACGAGCGCGGTGATCCGCCCCACCTCCACGAGCGGCTGGACGACATGCGTGTGGTACAGCACCTCACCGCCCGACTCCAGCAGCATCTCCTCCAGCACGAACTTCATGCCCTCGGGGTTGAACCAGTTGTCGTTGCCGCCGGGGTCGGTCGCCCCGTCGCCCCGCGCGTGCAGTCTCGCCTTGAGTTCGTCCGTCAGCCCCCGGTTGAGGTTCCGCCCCGCCGAGACGTTGCGCATCAGCGGCGTCACCCACGCGTTCGTCCCCGTGCCGCCCAGGCTGCCCTGCGCCTCCACGACGAGCACGCGCGCCCCGGCCCGCGCGGCGGCGATGCCCGCGATGGCGCCAGCGGTGCCGCCCCCGGCGACGAGGACATCCCAGGTGCGGGGTTCGGTGTGGTAGGGGAGAGTCACTGGACGTTGACCTTGCCCCATAACTTGCCGTTGACGATGACCTCGAAGGGGCCGACGCGGGCGGGCGTACCGGGATCGGCGTAGACCTTCGTCTCGTTCTTCACGGTTGCAGAACAGGCCACACCGACCAGAACGCTGCCGCGCGTGGTCAACGTCAGGCGGCTGGCCGTTCGCTGCGCGCTGAAGCCGTCGAACGTCCCGCACCCCAGCCCGACCGTCACCGTGACGTTCATGGCCTCGGTCGCCCTTACGCTCGCCGGGAACTGCACGTCCGCGACCCCCGGGCTGTTCGGGGCCCTGATAAGTCCGCAGGCGCTTAGTGGCAGAGCGAGGGCTGTGGCGACGAGCATTTTTCTCACGCCCTTATCCTGCCACTCTCCCCGCTGTCGAACGTCCGGGCGTGCCAACGCTCTTGCTCCCCCCGCAATCATCCGATCACCGGACCTCGACCTTGCCCCACGACTTCCCATTGACGATGACCTCGAAGGGGCTGGTGCGGGTGGGGGTGCCGGGGTCGGTGTAGGACAGGGTGCTCTCGGTGTAGACGGCGGGGCACACTGCCCCATAGTTGGTCTTGGTCGCCTCGGCCTTCAGGGTGAGGGTTTGAGCCGTCCGGGACACCAGGGTCAGGCGGTGGTTCGTGTCCTCGCACGATCCCATACCAACCCGCACATCCACCTGCATAGGCGCCGTCGGGGAAACGGTGGCAGGAAGAGTGACGTTGACGACGCCCAGGGTGACGGGGCGAGGTATCCCCAGAAGTCCGCACCCACCGAGGGGCAGCGCGAGAAGCAGCACGGCGGCCAATCCCATTTTCCTCATTCGCCCATCCTGCCATCCCCGGCCCTGTCCCACAGCCGCATTTGCCTCACCCCTTCACCGCTCCCTCGATCCCCTTCATGAAGTACCGCTGCCCGAAGGCGAAGATCACCAG from Deinococcus aetherius includes:
- a CDS encoding S1C family serine protease, with translation MNRNLSLLALTGTLALGAFAGFELSERTNAQTSLVPTAVTRTATPSSSGPSSPVYDSGRARTESEANTVQVVKGRQDGLVYISVTENASGPQAEPGQRPQDQFGFDIPGLPEGGSDGGPSGVQQGTGSGFFVNSQGDIITNNHVVEGASEITIRLHGNKQTYKARVIGRAPDFDLALIRAEGVPRDAVKPIPLGDSSQLDVGLKAIAMGAPFGLDFSVSEGIISSLERTVPVGTKGVSQSVIQTDAAINPGNSGGPLLNSAGQVIGVNTQILTGGSGQSAGVGFAIPVNTVKRMLPQLRAGGELRTPTLGIQFTDLSALSPDERQRLNLPATGALVQQVYPGSPAAEAGLRGSAQPTANDQTQDFQGQGGQGEPQSAGGGDIITAVDGQPVSEGDDLRRAIIAKRIGDPVRLTVQRDGQTREVTVNLQAFDIPGAQQQ
- a CDS encoding carbohydrate ABC transporter permease, whose translation is MALTRPQVQVRPLRTGGPRPRLGGALLGRLLALAALIGLSLLILYPALWMVSTSLKQDAQVLEYPPRWIPNPVVWGNYAKAWASAPFTRYAINSLLYALSVSFGTVLSCSLAAYGFAKLRFPGRDFLFLVLLSTMMIPGLVTMVPQYVLFSKLGWINTYLPLIVPSFFAGAFFTFLLRQYFLGIPNELLEAARVDGANELWIWARVVLPLATPALATVAIFTFDGTWNDYVNPLLYLNDERLYPLQVGLATFRSANDTQWQLLMAASVLVLLPVVVIFFVFQKYFIEGASLTGSVKG
- a CDS encoding carbohydrate ABC transporter permease, whose product is MSRAAPAPIFRPRRRGLNGRQREALWGYLFIAPWLIGFLAFVLGPMLFSLYTSFTNYDITSRFDWVGVRNYVGLFTQDSRFWKALGNTAYYATFAVPLGIATGLLIATLLNQQVPGQRLFRTIFFLPKVLTGVAVLLLWLWVFNPQVGLINTALYRLGVNENNLPLWFGDPVWSKPALIIMSMWTAAGSFMFYLAALKGVPRDLYESAQIDGASPVRQFWAVTVPLISPVIFFKLITGISAAMQFWSESLVLTKGGPSDSTLFYGLYIWQTAFTDLRMGYASAMAWILLLITLAITGVQLWLSKRWVHYEGEVR
- a CDS encoding ABC transporter substrate-binding protein, whose translation is MKNILLLTTAALLGQAGAQAVTLDLWAHWGSEQRRPTINRIIDTWNKKNPNIQVKYTFVPFDQLPTKTLAAIAAKNPPDVVVIDIRTTPLRAAKNQATNLSPLGAEKLKSQFYPNLWATATYKGAQYGLPFVTDTRFLYYNKDLFKEAGLNPNKPPATWDELEAYAKRLDKKTGPVYSRIGFHPLYGSFGLESWVANAGGSMWDEEMVNPRFTNPAAVKTLTWIKDWTDRLGARNVQAFKSSFGSGAQDPFISGKLGMIIDIGGYAATLKKYAPNLNYGMVRIPTPTGQPGPGTSSGGGFNLEIPVGSKHPREAFAFARWMATEGARIWAQEQNDFPGAKNASLSVTTPAFRLMSANMKYTVVSSAPPYAPSYGSLLDKAVEDAVYRGQDPRQALEGAQGQVQRLVNSNK
- a CDS encoding [LysW]-aminoadipate kinase; amino-acid sequence: MIVVKVGGSAGIDYDAVCADLAVRWKEGERLVLVHGGSGETNRIAEALGHPPRFVTSPSGYTSRFTDRATLEIFEMVYCGKMNKGIVERLQRLEVNAVGLSGLDGRIFEGRHKDSVRAVENGKVRVLRGDHTGTVERVNVDLVNLLLGAGYLPVLTPPAASYEGVAINVDGDRAAAALAVALKADALLLLSNVPGLLRSYPDESSLIHEIAANDVESYLEFAQDRMKKKVLGAAEAVQGGVKRVIFGDARAGQPVSAALGGAGTVVS
- a CDS encoding MFS transporter yields the protein MTVSSPLSPPVPLVTRLTLLFTATLTIMSGATIAPSLPAMQAHFAGLPNADVLVRLTVTVVGLAIAVSAPISGYVTDRIGRRPVLVVAMLLYALAGSSGLYAPDLTTLMLGRVFLGLAVGATTTAGSALVADLFAGEARARFLGLQSAFTSLGGVIFLPLGGLLAGVGWRAPFAVYLAALLIVPLALRLPRGETTGARSAEAAAERVPWRWVLPAYAVALGYMVVFYLMPTQLPYRLEGLGVAPAQVGFVMGISTLSGALAALWFSRRGGTRTPTLTAGLSILAMATGWTVVSLAPGAGWVVPGLMIGGAGAGLVTPNLTTFLAGLAPAHARGRVMSGLSASIFLGQFLSPLLARPFVRGDDVSHAFTAGAVFAALVGAALLVAGLRLAVRRAATAG
- a CDS encoding GNAT family N-acetyltransferase translates to MSDDTQVTNNEAERRYELRLDGNVVGIAEYRPAGPALMFTHTEIEEGHEGQGLGSTLVRAALDDARAQGRQVVPMCPFVAAFIREHREYVDLVQPGQRGVFGL